The Denticeps clupeoides chromosome 1, fDenClu1.1, whole genome shotgun sequence genome segment gttcccagaggtgtttagcacttgttggggtccagctcaccccaaaccatctggattgggttcaggtccggtgactgtggagaccaggtctccactttttgttaagtacataactccacatgtgttcattcatagttttgatgacttcagtgagaatctactaatgtaaatggtcataaaaataaggaaaacacattgaatgagaaggtgtgtttaaatttttggtctgtactgtacctCTTCACATTACGTGATCGTGACTAGGGTGGTGATGGCATTAGCTCTGGCTGCAATTGCTGCTGTCGGCCACAAGGTGGCACCATCGTAACGGTACAAGGGGACGGAGTGACAGACTATCCATCCGTCCAACTATTTACATATAGTATCGATAGAATCATAAGGAGAAAACTTAACTCATGTTCAGAGTAATTTATCCTATTTTATTCAAAAGATACAAAAATGTTGGCACTTAAAAACCAAGAAGACAATACTGGTATAAAATTCGCAACAGCAGCCTCAACACTGACATGACTGCATCTCACTGTAAACGTAAATATtaagtgtgtagtgtgtatgatgcttttgtgcattttgttgcaaCGTAGAgtaggtaaaaaaaattgcacaatcCTGCAAAATCAAGACAAGCAAGAGAACGTTCTGGTTTCCTCTCTGTTCTAGATTTTCAATATGAacataacacagcagcataaTGATAAAGTCTGTTCCCTTTTAGTGATGCTAAAAGTGATCATGGTACATTACTTCATTAGTCAGATGCTCTGAACCTCCAGGCAGGttaagatttttctttttaaagttcGCTTGCATCGTGTGTCttcccttcttcctcttcatcttctaTTTCTTCACTTTCAGTGCTCTCTTTCAACCCGGTGTCTCCTTTCCACACTTCCTTCAGGCATTCTGAGTACAGACACATAAGAATTGGATGAaatgttgactgtgtgtgtgtgttcaatcaGACAGACCCTTACCCTTCTCTGAGCTCCTCAGCACGTGCGCCTCACAGAGGAATTGCTCCAGTTTCTCCTCCTGATGGTGGAAGTACCagtcctccaccacctcctcatACTCCTCCAGCATGGTCTCACACtgcacgtgcgcacacacacacacacacacacacacacacacacacacacacagatcaagtGGGCGTTTCCACTTTTATTCACTCAAAACATGTCTTGGCATTGTAAACTTTGCATGCTGTAGCCAAACTGAACATGACCAAGTAAATCTTTTACACTTCCTATCTCTTTATACTTATATTAGAGTGCCCATTCAATGTAAAACATAATCTCGTTGAATTACCTGTTGTCCCATTCATtcaatgtattaatttttttgttaaatcaaGGTTACCTGTCTCTTCATGTCTGAAACCTCAACGGAGGGCTCGTCCCAAAGTTCATAAGGCAACCCCAGCTCCACCTTAACCCCCTTATGCACCAAGTTCTTCAGCGTAGCCATGGTCTGACTTGTTCCCTGTTtgaggaattaaaaataaaatgataaaaacacaCCTACGTATGCTTTcattcaaaaaacatttaaatatgttttgcaTTATATAAAAATGAGTTGAAtgcaacatataaaaaaaaaatgtaaaggttaTGGGTACCTTTGCATATCTCATACTACCAGGTCTCTCAGCGTGGACGCTGTACTGCAGGATGCGTTCGCAGATGTTATCGACCGCCTCGGTGAGACGCGTCTCCCTGGAGAACACCGGTGAACACTTACACCATGGCACGGCAAGCAAGAAGGGTTATAATTCTCCGTGTTTTCAGCGAAGTATCAGAAataaatgtgcgtgtgtgtgtctttgtaagAGCTTGGAAAGGGGGCGTGGCTTCCCGGGTACACCTCCACGACTGTTGTGGAATAGCTGGATTGTGCAACATATTGACATATTACATTAAAGTGGCAGGTATGGGATGGTTGtagcccaggttcaaaccccacttactcccatcgtgtccctgagcaagacacttaaccctgagtgtctccgggggggggggactgtccctgtaactactgattgtaagtcgctctggataagggcgtctggtaaatgctgtaaatgtctgataaatgctgtaatatgGTAGTTTCCCACACGAGGCCTTACGACGTGTTGTACTTGATCTTCCGTCGGCGCTTCCCCGAGTCCAGCACCTCGCCCACCTCCAGCACCTCCTTGGACCTGCTGCTCTTGTCCAGCGCCGACTGCAGCTCCACCGTCAGGAACTTGCACACTGTCGACAGAAGTCCGAAACGAGTCGACTCGGTCGTCAGAGCGCAGGCAAGTGCGGACATCTCACGCTGCGACGGACGCACCACTCACCCTCGCATCGATTTGGCAGCCTTTCTTCCTCGTTCGCCGCCGCGTCACTGTAAGCCCACAGCAGACAGAACAGAAAGAGACGcattttttttggctgaaatgttgaaatgtttggctgtttttcacttttaaaaagttcTGTCTGTATCAGTGAGCCACATCGGCACTTTCGACGCCCGGCGCCACGCATGCGCAGTCGGCCAGTGACGCTGCCAGAGGAAGGGCAACGCGGGGATCGCGACAAATCGATCGAGGCCGTGTAATCGAGAATGGAAACATCGAACGCTGTGCACACAAGAAACATTTAGGGTCAAGTTGAGGCTTGTGGTTAGGAATGGAGATTGTGGGCTGGGACGGTCATTTTTTTGGCAACAGGGCTCTCAAGTTTCATACGGAGAAAGGTCCCATCTGTAAGGGGCGGCGCCACCGAAAATACTTCCCAATATTTCCATTTATATTCAGCCAATTGTTCATAATTGACCACTGTCTACAGGCACGATGTGGAGCGGCTGACAACAACCAACACCTGAACCTAGAGATTGTTGTGGCTTTCAGGAAGAGGAAAACCACTTTACAACAGTGGGGACGATGTTGGACATCCGCATCACGGAGGACTGGTCCTGGGGAGTGAACTCAACAGAGCTGGTGAAGAAGGCTCAGCAGAGGCCAAATAACATCTCTCAAAAACGGCTACTGCCTCTGCGCATGGCTTTCTAGCTGCACTGCAGCGCAGAGGAAATCACGGCAGTGGATTGTGAAGACTGCCCAGGAAATCACTGGCTGCTCTCTACCCTCTATGGACAAACTGCACAGCTCTCGCTGCCTCAAGAAAGCAGAAAACATAGTCAAAGAACCCCTCACGTCCCGCTCACGACCTGTTCAAAGGATAAAGGAGCTTTAAAACAGACTTTAACAGCAGTTTCTACCCTGTTGCCATCAGGGCAATGAATGACATGTAATCTCGACCTCCCAATTCAATCCAACTACTGTATCACCTGtgtaaaactctctctctctctccacacaaaagcactgttaAAACCACTCCATCTTGATGTTACccggcagaaagaggcatggcacaatagaccttaaaaggatgaacagtttctaatttattaacaccagtaaattattattgcagttacatgtgaatattgcatgtaaaacaggtaccaatgttacagagaaagccgaaaatgaaaagaaagagaaaagagagagaaaagccatgagaaaaataggaaACACTCAGGTactgatggaaaagaaaatggaagtccccCAAAaagcacaagtgaacattctttatacatttgactcacaggaagttgctacagaccaatcagaattagttgtttctgtcgtcacgcCAGCAGAGCAGGCAATCTCAAAAAACATGGCTGGTgcttcacacctattatttaccaaatggtcgcaAGAACAAAGAATAGGAGACCGACCCCCTcggaccatcaccaccaaatggCCACAAGAACAAAGAGATGGAGACCTCTCCACAAGGCAAAGTTGCAGAAGTAtcatggtcctgcagaatgccccATCTTACACCTGCAATAAAgattcatgtgcaataaggttgtACCTCATcctttaaatttaattttttttttttttatttaaattttatatcATATAAGTATATATGTAGCAGCTTTTTCCTTCTTTATTTtccttattatttattcatagatacctctctggctcagggacagcacctaatttcattgtacttgttacaatgataataatgatattctgattctgagtcAATATGAATGCAGTGGGATCACATGAAACTGATTTCTGCAAATTTTCCAATCTATTGGACTGATAGTATggtatatttttttgcattatatgtttgtgggcctttgcaTGACCCTCCACCCAAGTTCAGTCTAAACTTTTATATGCCCTTTCAATGAGATCATAcgctcacatgcacacctgTAGAAAACTCCCTCAAGGTTGAAGGCCAACCCAGGCTTGGGAGGGTTGGAAAATGAGATAAGGCCCAGCCGAGGCCAAATAAATATGGGGTGGGTTGGTGTGGCCAGAAGAAGGCCGACAGTCACAAGCTGGGTGTACAATACTTAATTGTAAACTGTTTATGACTTTTTGCTGACACAAAAGATATTGGCCAGGCATCAGCAGCCAGAAACTGAATAATGATGACAGATGTGCGATGTGATCAAATCTTCagcaaatcctccaccacaatAGGTGGCTATTAACCCTGTAACTGGTGACAACTATGAACCCAGCAGATTACTCTTGTCAGTGAATTTCGCGTAACAGAACTCCTTGGTGGGTGCCACCTCTTTCTTCTCAGCATGAGAAATACAAGTAGTAGTGTGTGAACTGGTTGTACTTGCACTA includes the following:
- the cnpy4 gene encoding protein canopy 4, with amino-acid sequence MRGAGRRKCRCGSLIQTELFKSEKQPNISTFQPKKMRLFLFCLLWAYSDAAANEEERLPNRCEVCKFLTVELQSALDKSSRSKEVLEVGEVLDSGKRRRKIKYNTSETRLTEAVDNICERILQYSVHAERPGSMRYAKGTSQTMATLKNLVHKGVKVELGLPYELWDEPSVEVSDMKRQCETMLEEYEEVVEDWYFHHQEEKLEQFLCEAHVLRSSEKECLKEVWKGDTGLKESTESEEIEDEEEEGKTHDASEL